A region of Marinomonas maritima DNA encodes the following proteins:
- a CDS encoding Gfo/Idh/MocA family protein, which produces MAICVGLIGFGLSGRVFHAPFVMNDPNMTMSYVCSSKASEVKAVLPDAMVVSSAEAVFTASDVDLVVITTPNALHFDQAKHALENGKHVLLEKPSVTDLSQIEALCTLAKKKGLVFCVYQNRRFDGDFLRLKALIESGELGELKHIDSRFDRFRPTAQARWREEPGVGTGIFWDLGPHILDQALCLFGPPKWMHASIDRLREGSQTHDWFEVELGYDDKRVRIASTPFEAGEMRRFNARFTKGSWQCVGLDPQEEALRAGQMPWDESFPSRAAQQRNTRFVAHSQDDIDIVLEESTQGEYAAFYAQLRDAILGKGEAPVSMEHACQLIYGLCLAEQSAESGQRMSWSYTPTL; this is translated from the coding sequence ATGGCTATTTGTGTTGGTTTGATCGGTTTTGGTTTGTCTGGGCGTGTTTTTCATGCGCCGTTTGTGATGAACGACCCTAACATGACGATGTCGTATGTTTGCAGTTCTAAGGCAAGTGAGGTGAAAGCGGTATTGCCTGATGCCATGGTTGTGTCGTCTGCCGAGGCTGTGTTTACGGCGTCGGATGTGGATTTGGTGGTGATTACGACGCCGAATGCGTTGCATTTTGATCAAGCCAAACACGCGTTGGAAAACGGTAAACACGTGTTGCTAGAGAAACCCTCTGTCACTGATTTATCTCAGATAGAAGCTTTGTGTACCCTTGCTAAGAAAAAAGGCTTGGTATTTTGTGTTTATCAAAATCGTCGCTTTGATGGCGATTTTCTGCGTCTTAAAGCCTTGATCGAAAGCGGAGAGTTGGGTGAGTTGAAGCATATTGATTCTCGCTTTGATCGTTTCCGTCCGACAGCTCAAGCGCGTTGGCGTGAAGAACCTGGGGTGGGAACAGGGATTTTTTGGGATCTTGGCCCGCATATATTAGATCAAGCTTTATGTTTGTTTGGGCCGCCAAAATGGATGCACGCCAGTATTGATCGTTTGCGTGAAGGCAGCCAAACCCATGATTGGTTTGAAGTTGAGTTAGGCTACGATGATAAACGTGTTCGTATTGCGTCAACGCCGTTTGAAGCGGGTGAAATGCGCCGTTTTAATGCCAGATTCACCAAAGGCAGTTGGCAATGTGTTGGCTTAGACCCGCAAGAAGAAGCACTACGTGCAGGGCAAATGCCGTGGGATGAGAGCTTCCCATCACGAGCGGCACAACAGCGAAATACGCGATTTGTGGCGCATTCCCAAGATGATATTGATATTGTTCTAGAAGAGTCCACACAAGGCGAGTACGCCGCGTTTTATGCTCAGCTGCGTGATGCGATTCTTGGCAAAGGTGAGGCTCCGGTATCGATGGAACACGCTTGTCAGTTAATTTATGGTTTGTGTTTAGCGGAACAGTCTGCAGAGAGCGGTCAGCGTATGTCGTGGAGTTATACTCCAACGCTATGA
- a CDS encoding amino acid aminotransferase, whose protein sequence is MFEHIQAAPADPILGLNDAYKKDPNPNKINLGVGVFKDEEGNTPILKAVKQAEERLLAEEKTKSYLSIEGAPAYRSAVQTLLFGNQHPIIAKQLAQTAHTPGGTGALRVAAEFIKKHLPEATIWVSNPTWANHQSVFQSVGLEVGSYAYYDANVKSLDFEAMLASLSQIPEGDVVLFHGCCHNPTGIDPTPEQWYQLAKLCSKQGFLPLFDFAYQGFGQGLTEDAQGLRTFLEHVPEMLIASSFSKNFGLYNERVGALTILCETTEQAETAFTQIKRCVRTNYSNPPSHGAAIVAEILNDKELYALWESELKDMRLRIHEMRSLFVNTLRAKGVKQDFSFISNQQGMFSFSGLTPDQVAQLRREYGIYIVGSGRISVAGMTHDNMGPLCDAIAAILKD, encoded by the coding sequence ATGTTTGAACATATCCAAGCCGCACCAGCAGACCCAATTCTTGGTCTGAATGACGCTTACAAAAAAGACCCAAATCCCAATAAAATCAACTTGGGCGTTGGTGTCTTTAAAGATGAAGAAGGCAACACACCCATTTTAAAAGCCGTAAAACAAGCAGAAGAACGTTTGTTGGCTGAAGAAAAAACCAAAAGTTACCTCAGCATCGAAGGCGCACCCGCTTACCGATCCGCCGTGCAAACGCTTTTATTTGGTAACCAACACCCTATTATTGCCAAGCAGCTTGCTCAAACAGCTCACACTCCTGGCGGCACAGGCGCACTACGCGTCGCAGCAGAATTTATTAAAAAGCATTTGCCTGAAGCTACCATTTGGGTCAGTAACCCAACGTGGGCAAATCATCAGTCTGTTTTCCAATCTGTTGGTTTAGAAGTGGGCAGTTACGCCTATTACGACGCCAATGTTAAATCGTTAGATTTCGAAGCCATGTTGGCTAGCTTGTCGCAAATTCCTGAAGGCGACGTGGTGTTGTTTCATGGTTGCTGCCATAACCCAACAGGCATAGACCCAACGCCAGAGCAATGGTATCAATTGGCGAAGCTTTGCAGCAAACAAGGTTTCTTACCATTGTTTGATTTTGCGTATCAAGGTTTTGGTCAAGGATTAACGGAAGATGCCCAAGGGTTACGTACCTTCCTAGAGCACGTTCCTGAGATGTTGATAGCAAGCTCGTTTTCAAAGAACTTTGGTCTTTATAACGAACGTGTTGGCGCGCTCACTATTTTGTGTGAAACAACAGAACAAGCTGAAACCGCCTTCACACAAATCAAACGTTGTGTCCGTACAAACTACTCAAATCCACCTTCTCACGGCGCGGCGATTGTTGCTGAAATACTCAATGATAAAGAGCTGTATGCCCTATGGGAAAGTGAGCTGAAAGACATGCGCCTTCGTATTCATGAAATGCGTAGTTTGTTTGTGAACACGTTGCGAGCAAAAGGCGTTAAGCAAGACTTCTCTTTTATCTCAAACCAGCAAGGCATGTTCTCTTTTTCTGGTCTTACACCAGATCAAGTTGCTCAGCTGCGTAGAGAATACGGTATTTATATTGTTGGTTCTGGACGCATTAGTGTGGCAGGAATGACTCATGACAATATGGGCCCACTGTGTGACGCCATTGCCGCCATCTTGAAAGATTAA
- a CDS encoding GntR family transcriptional regulator has product MADFLYKGVVDWFLDQMSQDAILPGDRMPSLRVLSKQLGLSLNTIIHGYELLSEDGWIESRPKSGYFVCHRSETKPALLLTGEALRPLGNDGTKPAWSCLAHRGALVDQSDTFLAPTVRQEEVHLPVLGKGHLTARESVSDYLKGLGIKAHASQLWLGHSPLAMFTQSVQTLTQRGDAVLVLTPCDPRITTTLQSLGRHVIALGAGERGVDLDLVIRCLRDDSIRLIVLPSQFSFPAGQLISNLSLRRWLAIIEETKLPVIEWDMCSHLAYRAGSMMTYKSLDSSDHIVYIGGVESKGAGRSASWCLSGRHHAVLEGAFLGADMSLSDAQQTALSDALQPNSKRSLTRRAREVWANSERVKAHLEARLGEHVSFAASKGGMSLWMHLSTPLGIAGTTALLANFRHAFVPGTLVSHEPDAKHWLAVNVTLDDVQPLAKALAEHLIPDDNQLIERPLDEVVSETIEASNPIEETEQTEEIVEAIENDLAPSDAIEEEKEEKTVAATKAEDKKPRNATTEPLYNPMLDLINHDFG; this is encoded by the coding sequence GTGGCGGATTTTTTATACAAAGGGGTGGTGGATTGGTTTTTGGATCAAATGTCGCAAGACGCGATTTTGCCTGGCGATCGGATGCCATCCTTACGAGTGTTATCGAAACAATTGGGTCTGAGTTTAAACACCATTATTCATGGTTACGAATTACTGAGCGAAGACGGTTGGATCGAATCACGTCCTAAATCTGGTTATTTTGTTTGCCATCGCAGTGAGACGAAGCCCGCGCTTTTACTGACGGGTGAAGCATTAAGACCCTTAGGTAATGATGGTACTAAGCCAGCGTGGTCTTGTCTTGCTCACCGCGGTGCTTTAGTTGATCAAAGTGATACCTTTTTAGCGCCAACGGTTCGCCAAGAAGAGGTGCATTTACCGGTGTTGGGCAAGGGTCATTTAACGGCGCGTGAGTCGGTCAGTGATTATTTGAAAGGGCTGGGAATCAAAGCGCATGCGTCGCAACTTTGGTTGGGTCATTCGCCTTTGGCGATGTTTACACAGAGCGTGCAAACGCTGACGCAACGAGGCGATGCGGTTTTAGTACTGACGCCGTGCGATCCAAGAATCACCACCACATTACAAAGCTTAGGTAGACACGTTATTGCTTTAGGAGCGGGTGAGCGAGGTGTCGATTTAGATTTAGTGATTCGTTGTCTACGCGATGACTCGATTCGTTTGATTGTCTTACCGAGCCAGTTCTCATTTCCCGCAGGGCAACTGATTAGTAATTTAAGCCTGCGCCGTTGGCTTGCCATCATTGAAGAAACCAAGCTGCCAGTGATTGAGTGGGATATGTGCTCGCATTTGGCTTATCGTGCGGGCTCCATGATGACTTACAAGTCTTTGGATTCGTCCGATCACATTGTTTATATTGGTGGTGTGGAATCGAAAGGCGCGGGTCGGTCGGCTAGTTGGTGTCTGTCTGGTCGACATCATGCTGTGTTAGAAGGGGCTTTTTTAGGCGCCGACATGTCGTTGAGCGATGCTCAACAGACAGCATTAAGTGATGCGCTGCAGCCAAATAGTAAGCGGTCATTAACTCGACGAGCGAGAGAAGTCTGGGCCAATTCAGAGCGTGTTAAAGCGCATTTGGAAGCGCGCCTTGGTGAACACGTCAGTTTTGCGGCAAGCAAAGGGGGAATGTCTCTCTGGATGCATTTATCCACGCCATTGGGCATTGCAGGCACCACTGCCTTATTGGCCAATTTTAGACATGCTTTTGTGCCGGGGACATTGGTGAGTCATGAACCGGATGCGAAACATTGGTTGGCGGTGAATGTTACGTTAGACGATGTACAGCCGTTGGCAAAAGCCTTGGCTGAGCATTTGATACCTGATGATAATCAACTTATTGAAAGGCCGCTTGATGAGGTGGTTTCCGAGACTATTGAAGCAAGTAATCCTATTGAAGAGACCGAGCAAACAGAAGAAATAGTCGAAGCCATTGAGAATGATTTAGCGCCGTCTGACGCTATTGAAGAGGAAAAAGAAGAAAAGACTGTTGCGGCAACGAAAGCGGAAGATAAAAAACCTCGAAATGCGACCACGGAGCCACTTTATAACCCGATGTTGGATTTAATCAATCACGATTTTGGTTAA
- the uvrD gene encoding DNA helicase II, with product MDVSFILDSLNDKQREAVAAPLQNSLVLAGAGSGKTRVLVHRIAWLMHAYELSPYSLMAVTFTNKAAREMQGRIEQLVGVPPQGMWVGTFHGLAHRLLRAHWRDAGLKENFQIMDSDDQLRLIKRIMRELSIDDTRWPPKQVSWFINGQKDEGRRAAHVPDSHDPFTKGMRELYYHYEEACERSGLLDFGELLLRAHELMLSTPALLRHYQDRFRHVLVDEFQDTNTIQYAWLRIMVGDHGTITAVGDDDQSIYGWRGAKIENIQSFTKDFKDVGTIRLEQNYRSTGHILNAANGLIKHNDDRLGKELWTESGEGDPISLYAGFNEQDEARFIVGIIKQWRDKGTSLTDMAILYRSNAQSRVIEECLVREQIAYRIYGGHRFYDRLEIKNALAYARLALDPNDDGAMERVVNVPPRGIGERSIGTLREFARDHGCSMWKAAQEVVSQSLMTARATNAIKTFLYLIEGLSTTVQQPDLNLNDIFEQIIEEAGLIPFHEKEKGEKGEARIENLKELVGAAGSFSWSDEDEEFSSPLMAFLDKAVLDAGDAQADEYQDAVQLMTLHSAKGLEFPLVFLTGVEENIFPSKMSFEEPGRLAEERRLCYVGITRAMEKLYITYAESRRLFGSESFNSPSRFIKELPPECLEEVRLRSQVSRPVSMQRPDYNFEKNKLQNSSVLNNYKAPEITVSMGDRVNHPVFGEGLVINYEGQGPQARVQVNFDDEGSKWLVLSFAKLEVI from the coding sequence ATGGACGTTTCTTTTATCCTCGACTCACTGAATGACAAACAGCGTGAAGCCGTCGCCGCGCCGTTGCAAAATAGCCTTGTTTTGGCGGGGGCTGGGTCAGGTAAAACCCGTGTCTTGGTGCACCGTATTGCGTGGTTGATGCACGCTTATGAACTATCTCCTTACAGTTTGATGGCGGTAACCTTTACTAATAAAGCCGCGCGTGAAATGCAAGGACGTATCGAACAACTTGTTGGCGTTCCTCCTCAAGGCATGTGGGTGGGGACTTTCCATGGTTTGGCGCATCGATTGTTGCGCGCTCATTGGCGTGACGCAGGACTGAAAGAAAATTTTCAGATCATGGACAGTGATGACCAATTACGTCTCATCAAACGCATTATGCGTGAGCTCAGTATTGACGATACTCGCTGGCCACCGAAACAAGTGTCTTGGTTTATCAATGGACAAAAAGATGAAGGTCGTCGTGCGGCTCATGTGCCAGATAGCCATGATCCCTTCACCAAAGGGATGCGAGAACTGTATTACCATTATGAAGAAGCTTGTGAACGCAGCGGCTTGCTCGATTTTGGTGAGTTACTGTTGCGTGCCCATGAGTTGATGCTCAGCACGCCGGCGTTACTTCGTCATTACCAAGATCGCTTTCGTCATGTGCTGGTGGACGAGTTTCAAGACACCAACACCATTCAATACGCTTGGTTACGCATCATGGTGGGTGATCACGGCACGATTACCGCAGTGGGTGATGATGATCAGTCTATTTACGGCTGGCGTGGGGCGAAAATCGAGAATATTCAAAGCTTTACGAAAGATTTTAAAGACGTTGGCACCATTCGACTAGAGCAAAACTACCGCTCTACCGGCCATATATTGAACGCGGCCAATGGCTTAATTAAACATAACGACGATCGCCTAGGGAAAGAGCTTTGGACCGAAAGCGGTGAAGGCGATCCAATTTCGCTTTATGCGGGGTTCAATGAGCAGGACGAAGCGCGCTTTATTGTTGGCATTATTAAACAATGGCGCGACAAGGGCACATCGTTGACTGACATGGCGATTCTCTATCGTTCTAATGCGCAATCTCGAGTCATCGAGGAATGCTTGGTTAGGGAACAGATTGCTTATCGTATTTACGGTGGACACAGATTCTACGACCGTCTCGAAATTAAAAACGCCTTGGCGTACGCTCGTTTAGCGCTTGATCCTAATGACGACGGCGCCATGGAGCGTGTCGTCAATGTACCGCCACGCGGTATTGGCGAGCGGAGCATTGGAACATTGCGAGAATTCGCCCGTGATCATGGCTGTTCTATGTGGAAAGCTGCGCAAGAAGTGGTCAGTCAGTCATTAATGACGGCTCGAGCGACCAATGCCATTAAAACGTTCCTGTATCTTATCGAAGGTTTGAGCACCACGGTGCAACAGCCAGATTTGAACTTGAACGACATTTTTGAGCAAATCATCGAAGAAGCCGGTCTGATCCCTTTTCATGAAAAAGAGAAAGGTGAAAAGGGCGAAGCGCGCATTGAAAACTTAAAAGAGTTGGTTGGCGCGGCGGGTAGCTTTAGCTGGAGCGACGAAGACGAAGAATTCAGTTCACCCTTGATGGCATTTTTAGATAAAGCTGTGTTGGATGCTGGCGATGCCCAAGCAGATGAATACCAAGATGCAGTGCAATTGATGACACTTCACTCTGCCAAAGGTCTGGAGTTTCCATTGGTCTTCTTAACGGGCGTGGAAGAAAATATTTTCCCAAGCAAAATGTCGTTTGAAGAACCAGGACGACTCGCAGAAGAGCGTCGTCTTTGTTATGTCGGCATTACCCGAGCGATGGAAAAGCTGTACATCACCTACGCCGAATCGCGCCGTTTGTTTGGCAGCGAATCCTTTAATAGTCCATCACGCTTTATCAAAGAGTTACCGCCGGAATGCTTGGAAGAAGTGCGACTTCGTTCTCAAGTCAGTCGACCTGTTTCGATGCAACGACCGGATTACAATTTTGAAAAGAACAAACTGCAAAACAGCAGTGTGTTGAACAACTACAAAGCGCCAGAAATTACGGTCAGCATGGGCGATCGCGTGAATCACCCCGTGTTCGGTGAAGGTTTGGTCATCAACTATGAAGGCCAAGGCCCACAAGCACGGGTGCAGGTTAACTTCGACGACGAAGGCTCAAAATGGCTGGTGTTGTCGTTTGCTAAGTTGGAAGTTATTTAG
- a CDS encoding aminotransferase class V-fold PLP-dependent enzyme, whose product MAFDPSSLRPLFPILSLQAHDHPLTYLDNAATTQKPLLVLDAIQDYYRNANANVHRGAHFLSDRATNRFEQARDTVARFINAPAQSHVIWTKGATEAINMVAFGLEHLLEEGDEILITSLEHHANLVPWQQLAFRTGARLRILPLTSKGEWEPEFSHYFTDRTRIFAATQISNAIGTSTPLQIMLDNAKQQGAFTLVDGAQAVAHYSIDVQTLNCDFYVFSGHKMYGPTGIGALYGKNHALDILLPYQTGGEMVRHVSYQATEFNVLPYRLEAGTPNIEGAIGLAAACDFLNIQDRPALLAWEQSLAAHVYSRLHKEGGIDIYSPEKNTTLVSLSVPNIHILDLNAYLDSQGIGVRAGSHCAHPLMAQLGVAGTLRASFACYNTLEEANRFCDVLLDAIDILGDE is encoded by the coding sequence ATGGCTTTTGACCCTTCATCACTTCGCCCCCTTTTCCCTATTTTGTCGCTGCAGGCCCACGATCATCCTTTAACCTATTTGGATAATGCGGCCACTACGCAAAAGCCGCTATTGGTGTTGGATGCCATTCAAGATTACTATCGAAACGCCAATGCCAATGTTCACCGTGGCGCACACTTCCTCAGTGACCGAGCGACCAATCGTTTTGAGCAAGCACGAGACACCGTTGCGCGTTTTATCAATGCACCAGCACAAAGCCATGTTATTTGGACAAAAGGCGCCACAGAAGCCATCAACATGGTGGCCTTTGGCTTAGAACACCTTTTGGAAGAAGGCGATGAAATCCTTATTACCAGCCTAGAACACCATGCGAATCTCGTTCCTTGGCAACAACTGGCGTTTCGAACCGGTGCACGATTACGCATTTTGCCCTTAACCTCTAAGGGCGAATGGGAGCCGGAGTTCAGTCATTACTTCACCGATCGCACTCGTATTTTTGCCGCGACGCAAATTTCCAATGCCATTGGCACCAGCACACCACTGCAAATCATGCTTGATAATGCCAAGCAACAAGGCGCTTTTACTCTTGTAGATGGCGCTCAAGCCGTGGCGCACTATTCTATCGATGTACAAACATTAAACTGTGATTTTTATGTTTTCTCTGGTCACAAAATGTATGGGCCCACAGGCATCGGCGCTTTATACGGAAAAAATCATGCATTAGACATTCTACTACCCTACCAAACGGGTGGAGAAATGGTGCGTCATGTGTCGTACCAAGCGACAGAGTTCAATGTTTTGCCCTATCGATTGGAAGCGGGGACACCGAACATCGAAGGCGCCATCGGTTTAGCGGCTGCGTGTGACTTTCTCAATATTCAAGATAGACCTGCATTATTGGCGTGGGAACAATCCCTCGCTGCACACGTTTATTCTCGCCTACATAAAGAAGGTGGTATCGATATTTACTCTCCAGAAAAAAACACCACTTTAGTGTCATTAAGTGTACCCAATATTCATATTTTAGATTTGAATGCGTATCTAGATAGCCAAGGAATAGGTGTTCGTGCGGGAAGTCACTGTGCCCATCCTTTAATGGCACAACTCGGCGTTGCCGGTACGCTGCGTGCGTCATTTGCGTGTTACAACACCCTAGAAGAAGCCAACCGATTCTGCGACGTCCTACTCGATGCTATTGATATATTAGGGGATGAGTAA
- a CDS encoding DsbA family protein, with product MTATLIYCYDPMCSWCWGFRPTWTKLQKALQSLIDSDQLTIQPMLGGLAIDSDAPMAEDMKDKLEGSWKNIQSSLGTEFNFDFWRTASPRRSTYPACRACYVARDMGLEEEMYHAIQEAYYLKAKNPSDLDTLTQCAEHIGLNPNGFQKNMQHVKSERLLEEEIEQARHLGLNSFPSLTLLIGDKLTPIPLDYKDHSSMLNAIKKALS from the coding sequence ATGACCGCCACACTAATCTATTGCTATGACCCAATGTGTAGCTGGTGCTGGGGATTCCGCCCAACGTGGACAAAGCTGCAAAAAGCGTTGCAGAGCTTGATTGATTCAGACCAGTTAACCATTCAACCAATGCTGGGTGGCCTCGCGATTGATTCCGATGCGCCTATGGCAGAAGACATGAAAGACAAGCTAGAGGGCTCTTGGAAAAACATTCAGTCGTCACTGGGAACGGAGTTTAATTTTGATTTTTGGCGAACTGCGTCACCACGTCGCTCCACTTATCCCGCCTGCAGAGCGTGTTATGTCGCAAGAGACATGGGATTGGAAGAAGAGATGTATCACGCCATTCAAGAAGCCTACTACTTGAAAGCGAAAAACCCGTCGGATCTCGATACATTAACACAGTGCGCAGAACACATAGGGCTAAACCCAAATGGCTTTCAGAAAAATATGCAGCACGTTAAAAGTGAGCGATTATTGGAAGAAGAAATAGAACAAGCCAGACATCTTGGTCTGAATTCATTTCCTTCTCTCACATTACTCATCGGCGATAAACTTACGCCAATTCCATTAGATTATAAAGATCACTCAAGCATGTTGAATGCCATAAAAAAGGCGCTGTCTTAG
- a CDS encoding TRAP transporter substrate-binding protein: MNKIKLWSKLALVGLTAATLVACGGSEKAEETAKVEKKVDVINWKMVTTWPKNFPGLGTGAEALAKNINEMSNGRLNIKVYAAGELVPPLEVFDAVSRGTAQMGHGAAYYWKGKAPAAQFFTAVPFGFTAQEINSWIHHGGGLKLWEEIYAPFNLIPMAAGNTGVQMGGWFNKEINSLEDFQGLKMRIPGLGGEVLKKVGGTPINLPGGEIFTSLQTGAIDATEWVGPYNDLAFGLYKAAKYYYYPGWHEPGSTMEALYNKEAFEALPKDLQLIVRAATRQANADMLDEFTALNNTALETLVNEHNVILKPFPNDVLSALKKASTETLEEVAAADPMSQKVYDSFKDFGSKVRAWHEVSERAYINAREID, translated from the coding sequence ATGAATAAAATAAAGTTGTGGAGCAAGCTGGCATTAGTCGGTTTGACAGCAGCCACCTTGGTGGCTTGTGGCGGATCCGAAAAAGCGGAAGAAACGGCAAAAGTAGAGAAAAAAGTCGACGTCATTAACTGGAAAATGGTCACAACGTGGCCAAAGAACTTTCCGGGTCTGGGAACGGGTGCAGAAGCCCTTGCCAAAAATATCAATGAAATGTCCAATGGTCGCTTAAACATTAAAGTGTATGCGGCAGGTGAACTTGTTCCACCATTGGAAGTGTTTGATGCGGTATCTCGTGGTACGGCGCAAATGGGTCACGGTGCAGCGTATTACTGGAAAGGTAAAGCGCCAGCGGCTCAGTTCTTTACAGCAGTGCCATTTGGTTTTACAGCACAAGAGATCAACTCTTGGATTCACCATGGTGGCGGTTTAAAACTATGGGAAGAAATTTATGCACCGTTTAACCTAATTCCAATGGCCGCCGGTAACACTGGGGTACAGATGGGCGGTTGGTTCAATAAAGAGATTAATTCCCTTGAAGACTTCCAAGGTCTAAAAATGCGTATTCCAGGTCTTGGCGGTGAAGTCTTGAAGAAAGTGGGTGGTACACCAATTAACTTACCTGGTGGCGAAATCTTCACTTCTTTGCAGACTGGCGCTATTGATGCGACGGAATGGGTTGGACCATACAATGATTTAGCATTTGGCTTATACAAAGCGGCGAAATACTACTACTACCCAGGTTGGCATGAGCCAGGTTCAACAATGGAAGCGCTTTACAACAAAGAAGCGTTTGAAGCTTTGCCAAAAGACCTTCAGTTGATCGTGCGTGCGGCGACTCGCCAAGCGAACGCTGACATGCTTGATGAGTTCACTGCCTTGAATAACACGGCACTAGAGACGTTGGTTAATGAGCATAACGTCATACTAAAACCTTTCCCTAATGATGTCTTGTCGGCGCTGAAAAAAGCCTCTACTGAAACATTAGAAGAAGTGGCAGCAGCGGATCCGATGAGCCAGAAAGTGTATGACTCATTCAAAGACTTTGGTAGCAAAGTAAGAGCGTGGCACGAAGTGTCTGAACGCGCTTACATCAATGCTCGCGAGATTGATTAA
- a CDS encoding PA3496 family putative envelope integrity protein produces MNYFTETLTEVKTDIMHASISLENETKELSKKEEALRLLKARRAIEQHLEQKRLYHDISNGWDD; encoded by the coding sequence ATGAACTATTTTACTGAAACACTAACTGAAGTAAAAACTGACATAATGCACGCTTCCATTAGCTTAGAAAATGAAACAAAAGAGCTGAGTAAAAAAGAAGAGGCGCTACGGTTGTTAAAAGCCAGACGTGCCATTGAGCAGCATTTAGAGCAAAAACGTTTGTACCATGATATATCGAACGGTTGGGATGATTAG
- a CDS encoding 1-pyrroline-5-carboxylate dehydrogenase produces MTIVQPIQIQVAQKVFESWDKIGVNGRAEKLLNTLASFSNEEKKMATWQINNAQKEIAETRVMPGPTGERNELSNQGRGPFLCMSFVESGKAKVGLVGQVFTALIAGNPVITVGPTGQEIMDLISPFVPEGVIQNIAESAQDSLIEANHLAGIATLCNPIQAQLLSQRLAAKGGLICQLIEEVDSENLSVIAKPHYLLRFVTERTVSNNTTAIGGNATLLELGSMND; encoded by the coding sequence ATGACAATCGTACAACCTATCCAAATTCAGGTCGCTCAAAAAGTCTTCGAATCATGGGACAAGATTGGGGTAAATGGTCGAGCGGAAAAACTGCTTAACACACTGGCGTCATTTTCTAATGAAGAAAAGAAAATGGCCACTTGGCAGATCAATAATGCACAAAAAGAAATAGCTGAAACTCGCGTGATGCCTGGCCCAACCGGTGAACGCAACGAGCTATCAAACCAAGGTCGTGGCCCGTTCCTTTGCATGTCTTTCGTAGAAAGCGGCAAAGCAAAAGTTGGTTTGGTGGGTCAGGTGTTTACCGCGTTAATCGCGGGAAACCCCGTGATTACCGTTGGCCCAACGGGCCAAGAAATCATGGACCTGATTTCACCTTTCGTGCCAGAAGGCGTTATCCAAAATATCGCGGAATCCGCACAAGACTCTTTGATTGAAGCCAATCACTTGGCTGGAATTGCAACGCTTTGCAACCCTATACAAGCGCAATTGCTTAGCCAGCGTCTTGCCGCGAAAGGCGGTCTCATCTGTCAGTTGATCGAAGAAGTCGACAGCGAGAACCTCAGTGTTATCGCCAAACCGCATTACTTACTGCGCTTTGTTACCGAACGCACCGTGTCGAACAACACCACAGCAATTGGTGGCAACGCGACCTTGCTTGAATTGGGCAGCATGAACGACTAA
- a CDS encoding SufE family protein produces MNNSNQTLTIKEQLQACRSKEETFKTLVTLSKTLPRLSSEEKTEENKVKGCESAVWLIVEESNGIRHFNADSDAKLMRGVLVAILSLVEGKSIADIQQIDLKAELAELNLSSYLTSSRTNGVLAILEKIQATKQ; encoded by the coding sequence ATGAATAACTCGAACCAGACTCTAACCATAAAAGAACAACTACAAGCTTGCCGAAGCAAAGAAGAAACCTTCAAGACGTTAGTAACATTAAGCAAAACATTACCGCGACTATCATCGGAAGAAAAAACTGAAGAGAACAAGGTGAAAGGCTGCGAAAGTGCCGTCTGGCTCATTGTCGAAGAATCAAACGGTATCCGTCACTTCAACGCCGACAGCGACGCCAAACTGATGCGCGGCGTCCTCGTCGCGATATTGAGCTTGGTAGAAGGGAAAAGCATAGCAGACATTCAGCAAATAGATCTCAAAGCAGAGCTGGCGGAACTTAACTTATCAAGCTACCTCACCAGCTCTAGAACCAATGGAGTATTGGCGATTTTAGAAAAAATACAGGCCACTAAACAATAA